The stretch of DNA TGAACCATTGGCGATCAATGTTATTAAAAGTTATATAGAGGAAACCACAGGGTTGGAGTTGCTGAACACTTTTAGCAATGCCGTAGAAAGTATTAATTATATAAGGGATCATACTATCGACTTGCTTTTTTTAGATATTAATATGCCTTTATTAGACGGTTTGAATCTTTTAAAAAGTTTAGATAAGAAACCGCTGACTATTATAACGACTGCTCATGAAGAGTTTGCGGTAGAAAGTTATGAATTGGAAGTTTTGGATTATTTAGTCAAGCCGATCCCTTTTCATAGGTTTATTATGGCCATAAACAAAGCGTTTAAAGCACATAATCAGACTAAGGGTGTAGCTGTTGCGCATAATGATAGGGCTTTTATCTTTGTTAAAGTAGATAAAAAGAAAATGGCAAAAGTTTATTTAGATGAAATCTTATCTGTAGAAAGTTTAAAAGATTATATAAAAATAACGACACATACAAATAGGTATATTGTACACCAAACTTTAGGGAGTTTTACTGATGAGTTGCCTTCTGACAGATTTATAAGAATACATCGTTCTTATACCATTCCGATTGAAAAAGTAGAAACTGTTGAAGGTAATAGTCTTGAGATAGAAGGTATAAGATATACCATTGGGAGAAGCTATTTAAACGAAGTGAAAAGCATTATTTTAAAAAATAATGCTTCAAATGAATAAATGTTTTTATGTGAATCTCAATCATTACTTGCGGGTTTTTATTTGAGATCTTGTTCTATTTCCGTGTCCCCACTAGCGCTATTATTTATTAGTGCCATATCAAGAGGTTTTCAAAAAGATCTCGACCAGGCATTACGTCATATATACATGGTAATTTTTTTGCCTCTAATCTCAGAATGACACCTTTTAGCTTTTTTTAGATTGAACTCACCCTGATTTTTTGTTTTTAACCGAAAATGAGATAAAATTTGTTCAGATGAGATCCTTTTGAAAGGATAGTATCACTAAGCATAAAAAAGCAACGAAATATGGACGAATTATAGCCGTTCGTGCCGTTCGATAGGTTTTAGGAAATAGAAAAATCAAGAAGAATTCATTGCTTTTAATTATAATTTAGAAGTACTTTAACCAAAAAGAGCTTCGCAGATATTAATAAAAAAATTGATTTTAAAAACTAAAAGAATGACGAATGCCATTATGTAACATTTGTAACAAACCTTAAATTGAGTATATTAGCAGCATGCTATCCAAAAAGACTAAATACGGCTTAAAAGCACTAACCTATATAGCCAAAAGCGAAGGGGATAATCCTGTGCAAATAAGTGAGATTTCAAAGAGTGAAAATATTCCACAGAAATTTTTGGAAAGTATTATGCTTACGCTTAGAAAATCGGGTTTTTTAGGTTCAAAAAAAGGAAAACACGGAGGGTATTATCTTATAAAAGAACCAGCTCAAATTAAAATGTCTGATGTTATGCGTGTTTTAGAAGGTCCCATTGCCATGGTGCCTTGTGTGAGTTTGAATTTTTATGAGAAATGTGATGACTGTCCGGATGAGCATGAGTGTAGTGTTCATAAACTTATGATTCAAGTACGTGATAATACCTTAAAAGTACTAAGGAATAATACCTTAGAAGATCTGTCTGGATCTTAAAGTGATGAAAACTTCATAAAATAAATCGATTTTCTCTTAAAATTTGGTTTATTAACCTTAAAATATTCCATTATTCCAAATAAATAGTTAATAATTTTTGTCACTTAAGAAAAAGTTCTATTTTTGTAATTCCTATTAAATCGATAGGATTAATATAATACAGTGACAAATGATAGCACAGATGTTATTAAAAAATAAAGAAAAATCTACTTATAAAGTTGATAGTACTGGTGAGAAACCTATCAGAAGTATAGCTAAAGCTTTAAGTTGGAGGGTTATAGGGACTCTAGATACATTAATTGTTTCTTATGTGTTAACTCAAGAAATAACAGTAGCCTCGCTTATAGCGTCTGTAGATTTTTTAACTAAAATGGTGTTATACTTTTTCCATGAGAGAGTTTGGAATAAGATTAAATGGGGAAAATAATTAGAAAGAAGATGTTTACAGAAAATCAAATACAAGAATTGAATGAGGCATTTAAAGATGCATCACCAATAGAAATTATTAAAAAAGCTTTTGAGCTTAATAATAAAACGGTAGTAACCACTAATTTCAGACCTTATGAAGCAGCTATTTTACATGCGGTAAGTTCGGTTGAAGTAAAAGTACCGGTGGTTTGGTGCGATACAGGATATAATACACCTCAAACATACAAACATGCAGAGCAGGTAATTAAAGATTTAGATTTAAATGTCTTTTTATATGTGCCAAAGCAAACATCATCACATCGTGATGTTGTTATGGGAATTCCAAGTATAGATGCTCCGGAACACGCTTTGTTTACAGAACAAGTAAAATTAGAGCCTTTTAGAAGAGCCATGGATGAACATAAACCTAACGTTTGGTTTACAAACCTACGCCAAGGACAAACAGCATTTAGAAATAGTATTGGGATTTTTAGTTTGAGTAAAGATGGTGTCTTAAAAGTAAGCCCATTTTATTATTGGTCTGATGAAAAATTAGACAGCTATTTAGAAGACAATAATTTAACAAACGAGTTTAAATATTTCGACCCAACAAAAGCATTAGAGAATAGAGAGTGTGGTTTACATGCTTAAAATAGTAAACAGTTGGCAGTAAGTAAATATTTGTTATTAGAATTAAAAAAGTAAAAGTTGTTAGCGGGCGTTTTAAAAACCAACAACCAAAAACGAACAACCAACAACAATATAAAAGAGATTATGAACAAAGACACATCACATATCAACTCGTTAGAAAATGAAGCGATATATATTATGAGAGAAGTAGCAGCACAATTTGAAAAACCGGTGTTGTTATTTTCAGGAGGAAAAGATTCTATCACTTTAGTGAGATTGGCAGTAAAGGCGTTTTACCCAGCTAAAATCCCATTTCCTTTAATGCATATTGATACAGGGCATAACTTTCCTGAAACTATAGAATTTAGAGATCGATTGGTTAAAGAATTAGGGTTAGAACTCATTGTTCGACATGTACAAGATTCTATCGATCAAGGAAAAGTAAAGGAGGAAACAGGTAGATATTCAAGCAGAAATCAACTTCAAACAACAACGCTTTTAGATGCTATAGAAGAATTTAAGTTTGATGCATGTATTGGTGGTGCGCGTCGTGATGAAGAAAAAGCAAGAGCTAAAGAACGTATTTTTTCTGTACGTGACGATTTTGGGCAATGGGATGAGAAAAACCAACGTCCGGAGTTATTCGATATGTTGAATGGAAATATTGAGCATGGAC from Flavivirga spongiicola encodes:
- a CDS encoding LytR/AlgR family response regulator transcription factor, with translation MSLKCVIVDDEPLAINVIKSYIEETTGLELLNTFSNAVESINYIRDHTIDLLFLDINMPLLDGLNLLKSLDKKPLTIITTAHEEFAVESYELEVLDYLVKPIPFHRFIMAINKAFKAHNQTKGVAVAHNDRAFIFVKVDKKKMAKVYLDEILSVESLKDYIKITTHTNRYIVHQTLGSFTDELPSDRFIRIHRSYTIPIEKVETVEGNSLEIEGIRYTIGRSYLNEVKSIILKNNASNE
- a CDS encoding RrF2 family transcriptional regulator; translated protein: MLSKKTKYGLKALTYIAKSEGDNPVQISEISKSENIPQKFLESIMLTLRKSGFLGSKKGKHGGYYLIKEPAQIKMSDVMRVLEGPIAMVPCVSLNFYEKCDDCPDEHECSVHKLMIQVRDNTLKVLRNNTLEDLSGS
- a CDS encoding DUF2061 domain-containing protein — protein: MIAQMLLKNKEKSTYKVDSTGEKPIRSIAKALSWRVIGTLDTLIVSYVLTQEITVASLIASVDFLTKMVLYFFHERVWNKIKWGK
- a CDS encoding phosphoadenosine phosphosulfate reductase domain-containing protein, translating into MGKIIRKKMFTENQIQELNEAFKDASPIEIIKKAFELNNKTVVTTNFRPYEAAILHAVSSVEVKVPVVWCDTGYNTPQTYKHAEQVIKDLDLNVFLYVPKQTSSHRDVVMGIPSIDAPEHALFTEQVKLEPFRRAMDEHKPNVWFTNLRQGQTAFRNSIGIFSLSKDGVLKVSPFYYWSDEKLDSYLEDNNLTNEFKYFDPTKALENRECGLHA
- the cysD gene encoding sulfate adenylyltransferase subunit CysD, which encodes MKEIMNKDTSHINSLENEAIYIMREVAAQFEKPVLLFSGGKDSITLVRLAVKAFYPAKIPFPLMHIDTGHNFPETIEFRDRLVKELGLELIVRHVQDSIDQGKVKEETGRYSSRNQLQTTTLLDAIEEFKFDACIGGARRDEEKARAKERIFSVRDDFGQWDEKNQRPELFDMLNGNIEHGQNVRVFPISNWTELDVWSYIEREDIEIPSIYFAHKRKVFLRDGLIWSAEDGVVYRDDSEEVVEELVRFRTVGDMSCTAAVLSDAVSISKVVKEIRESTISERGARIDDKRSEAAMEKRKQQGYF